In one Mucilaginibacter sp. PAMB04168 genomic region, the following are encoded:
- a CDS encoding tetratricopeptide repeat protein, whose amino-acid sequence MKNNISKVAGATLGLVFIGSSVFAQSLADAKKAIDAEQYQKAKSMLKNLTTTQPTKDENFFHLGWVFLLQDYPDSAKATFQKGLAANPKSAINFAGLGAAARVNKDQAGAQTNFNQAITLAGKDSKPYLYVGEGYLLDPNPDANAAVAVLQKGIAANNKDPELYIALGDAYRTQLKNTEAVSAYGDALRINPKAAAAKVATGVVWRQANNWEASEDEFKGALAIDPNFGPAYREWAETDVRWAQKVPAQASAKINEAVEQYRKYLGLTDMSVESRLRYADFLYQAGKFKELQTEAAAIAKLPDANSRVYRYMAYAAYENGDYANGLTALNTWMSKADPKRIIPYDYFYLGRLQAKTPGQDSLSVASFEKAVSMDTTQAALYQEIGATYFRQRKYIKAAEAYRKYTDKINNGKVNLTEHYTEGLAYYYAFSDQYNNQLKTKAPADTSLLGKSEAAFAFVQSKAATPFAPAILYRARINDLREPSRETSKGLAKPFYDQYLQIITATAVADKDKRDVGEAYAYLGAYYEYTEKDAAKATENYTKAREFDPTNKQAQYFFQKKAGSAKPAAKGK is encoded by the coding sequence ATGAAGAACAACATCAGTAAAGTAGCGGGAGCAACGCTTGGCCTGGTATTTATAGGTTCATCAGTTTTTGCGCAGAGTCTTGCCGACGCCAAGAAAGCTATTGACGCCGAACAATATCAGAAAGCTAAGTCGATGCTTAAAAATCTGACTACAACACAACCAACAAAAGACGAAAACTTCTTTCACCTGGGCTGGGTATTCTTGCTACAAGATTACCCAGATTCAGCTAAAGCAACTTTTCAAAAAGGTTTGGCTGCAAACCCTAAATCAGCCATCAATTTTGCCGGTTTAGGCGCCGCAGCAAGGGTTAACAAAGACCAGGCTGGTGCACAAACCAATTTTAACCAAGCTATTACTTTAGCTGGTAAAGACAGCAAGCCCTATTTATACGTAGGTGAAGGTTACTTGCTTGATCCTAACCCGGATGCTAATGCAGCAGTAGCAGTACTGCAAAAAGGTATAGCCGCAAATAATAAAGATCCTGAGTTATACATCGCTTTAGGCGATGCATACCGTACGCAATTAAAAAATACAGAAGCGGTGTCAGCCTACGGCGATGCATTGAGAATTAACCCTAAGGCTGCTGCTGCTAAAGTAGCTACTGGTGTGGTTTGGCGCCAGGCAAATAACTGGGAAGCATCTGAAGACGAGTTTAAAGGCGCTTTAGCCATCGATCCTAACTTTGGCCCCGCTTACCGTGAGTGGGCTGAAACAGATGTACGCTGGGCGCAAAAAGTTCCTGCCCAGGCATCAGCCAAAATTAATGAAGCTGTTGAACAGTACCGCAAATATTTGGGCTTAACCGATATGTCGGTAGAGTCACGCCTGCGTTATGCCGACTTTTTGTACCAAGCTGGTAAATTTAAAGAACTGCAAACCGAAGCTGCTGCCATTGCCAAGTTGCCCGACGCTAACTCGAGGGTATATCGTTACATGGCTTATGCCGCCTACGAAAACGGTGATTATGCTAACGGACTTACTGCTTTAAATACCTGGATGAGCAAAGCCGATCCTAAACGTATTATCCCTTACGATTACTTTTATTTGGGTCGTTTACAAGCTAAAACCCCAGGTCAGGATTCGTTATCAGTGGCTTCTTTTGAAAAAGCAGTTAGCATGGATACTACCCAGGCTGCTTTATACCAAGAGATTGGAGCAACTTATTTTAGACAACGTAAATACATTAAGGCGGCTGAGGCTTACCGTAAATATACCGATAAGATAAATAATGGTAAGGTAAACCTAACTGAGCATTATACTGAAGGATTGGCTTATTACTATGCTTTTTCTGATCAGTACAACAACCAGTTAAAAACTAAAGCGCCTGCCGATACTTCACTTTTAGGAAAATCGGAAGCGGCGTTTGCATTTGTTCAATCAAAAGCAGCCACACCTTTTGCACCGGCCATTCTGTACCGTGCCCGTATTAACGACCTGAGAGAGCCGAGCCGGGAAACCAGCAAAGGCTTAGCTAAGCCGTTCTACGATCAATATCTGCAAATTATAACTGCTACAGCAGTTGCTGATAAAGACAAAAGAGATGTAGGTGAAGCCTATGCTTATTTAGGTGCTTATTACGAGTACACCGAAAAGGATGCTGCTAAAGCAACAGAAAATTATACTAAAGCCCGTGAGTTTGATCCGACCAATAAACAGGCTCAATACTTCTTTCAAAAAAAGGCAGGATCGGCTAAACCCGCTGCCAAAGGAAAATAA
- a CDS encoding substrate-binding domain-containing protein — MNNSIKILLVCLAVLIGFGMCRQQSAPEVKGDDTFVKGKAQILADESFQPILDQEAYVFKALFTEAKPEFIYKSENDVLRMFLNDSIRAAIISRELKPSELQILKNRNFAPDVNRFAIDAVVLIVNQQSTDTLISVAQIKDMLNGKVMTDKNIVFDNPNSSLVRYLKELSGNQELKQKNIYALKSNKDVIRYVSEHPQSIGIVGFSWLDDPDKDFADAVAKVKIVGVKNESNDKAPTEYFKPSQETLALKQYPLSRSLYILNSTGKLGLAAGFAAFLKSDRGQRIILKSGLLPDSIPQREMILK; from the coding sequence ATGAATAACAGCATAAAGATTTTATTAGTATGCCTTGCCGTATTGATTGGATTTGGAATGTGCAGGCAACAATCAGCTCCTGAAGTTAAAGGAGATGATACATTTGTAAAGGGTAAAGCGCAAATTTTAGCCGACGAATCATTCCAGCCCATTCTGGATCAGGAAGCCTACGTTTTTAAAGCCTTATTTACCGAGGCGAAACCCGAGTTTATCTATAAATCAGAGAATGACGTGTTGCGGATGTTCTTAAATGACAGCATCCGGGCGGCTATAATATCGAGAGAATTAAAGCCCAGTGAACTCCAAATTCTAAAAAATCGCAATTTTGCGCCCGATGTTAACCGCTTTGCTATTGACGCTGTAGTGCTGATTGTAAATCAACAGTCTACAGATACACTGATCTCTGTTGCGCAGATCAAAGACATGTTAAATGGCAAGGTCATGACCGATAAAAACATTGTATTTGATAACCCAAATTCGAGTTTGGTAAGGTATTTGAAGGAACTATCAGGCAATCAGGAATTAAAGCAAAAAAATATTTATGCTTTAAAATCTAACAAGGATGTAATTCGTTATGTAAGCGAGCATCCGCAATCCATTGGGATAGTTGGATTTAGTTGGCTGGATGATCCTGACAAGGATTTTGCAGACGCGGTAGCCAAAGTTAAAATAGTTGGTGTGAAGAATGAAAGTAATGACAAAGCACCGACAGAGTATTTTAAACCATCACAAGAAACATTAGCTCTAAAACAATATCCGCTTAGTCGCTCATTGTACATTTTAAACAGTACAGGGAAATTGGGATTAGCAGCTGGCTTTGCTGCCTTCCTTAAAAGCGACCGCGGGCAACGTATCATTTTGAAATCGGGTTTATTGCCTGATTCGATCCCACAAAGGGAAATGATTTTAAAATAG
- a CDS encoding NADH-quinone oxidoreductase subunit A, whose protein sequence is MEAQSLPINYLPIIIQMLVAVGFVVTTMFFTHKLGPKRVTADKLSPFESGIEVVGNARTPVSIKYFLVAILFVLFDVEVIFMYPWAVNFKAMGVDGLIEMFIFMATLLLGFIYVLKKGALDWN, encoded by the coding sequence ATGGAAGCACAAAGTTTACCTATTAACTATTTGCCAATAATTATTCAAATGCTGGTTGCAGTTGGGTTTGTGGTTACTACTATGTTTTTTACCCACAAGTTGGGTCCAAAACGGGTAACTGCAGATAAGCTTAGTCCGTTTGAATCGGGCATCGAGGTGGTTGGTAATGCGCGTACGCCGGTTTCCATCAAATACTTCCTGGTAGCCATCCTGTTTGTACTGTTCGATGTGGAGGTTATTTTTATGTACCCCTGGGCGGTTAATTTTAAAGCCATGGGTGTTGATGGACTGATCGAAATGTTCATCTTTATGGCTACACTACTGCTGGGCTTCATTTATGTGCTCAAAAAGGGCGCATTAGACTGGAACTAA